Genomic DNA from Niabella ginsenosidivorans:
GAAGGACTGTTCTGGGAGAAAAATCAGGGTACGCCCAACCGACAAAAAGAAGTAATACTGGAAGTGGCATATTCCTATCCTAATTACGGATCGGATCTGAGCGCTTTGTATACGTTAAAAGAAGGTGGATGGAATTCTGAAAGCCCAACGCAGGATATGGTTGATGAATACGAAACAAAGAATGGGCTGATGATCCATGATGATCCAACCTATAAGGCAGATAACCCTTATGTGAACAGGGATCCCCGTTTGTCTTATTCGGTAATTTATCCCGGAATGTACTGGAATGACCGCTATTTTAACAGCATTTCTCCGGCTGGCGGAGATGAGTACTATAACTCAAGTAATGGTAACCGCTCCAAGACCGGCTATTGTTTGAGAAAATATTGTGCGCCGCTCGCCGATCTGCTTCATGATCCGGGCAGTGATTATCAGGGGCTGAATTTTATTGTAATGCGTTATCCGGAAGTGTTGCTTACAAGGGCTGAAGCACTGATTGAGCTCAATCAGAACTTAGGCGAAGCAGCAGGCCTGATCAACCAGGTTCGGCAGCGGCCCGGCGTAAATATGCCTGTGATAACAGTAAGCGGGCAGGCTGCCCTGCGCGAAAGGGTTCGTCATGAACGCAGGATAGAGCTGGCATTTGAGGGTTTGCGGTGGTATGACCTGAAACGCTGGAAAATTGCGGAAAATAAAATGAACGGATCTGTTTATGGTGTACGCCCGGGCACAGTAAATGCCAGCACCGGAGCATTAACTTTTACCGGATCCAATATTACCGTTGGTGATCAACGGATATTTAAGGCAAACAGGGATTATTATTTTCCTATACCGCAAAAGGATATTGATATCAGCCCTATTCTGAAACAGAACCTTAACTGGTAGGAAAAGGAAATTTTCAATGGCGGAGCTGTTCCGGTTAAAGGAACAGCCCTTTTGCAGTTGACTACCCGGGGGATAATGCCGGTGGTTCAGAGAAAGCAGCTTCAGTAGTAAGCTGAAAGATCCCGGCGGAGAAAAGAAAATCAGCATACCTCTTAATAAAGGATTGCCCGGCAAAACTTCATTGCTCAAATTTGGCAATAGCCCATTCCATAAAGTTAAAATATTTAAGGAGGCTGTTTTCTACAGGATTTTGCTGGAGCGTTGTTATAATGGCAGTGAGCTTTTTCAGTTGCTGCCGGTTGCGGAATGCTGTTTGTAGCCAGGGGCGCAGCGCAATTGTTTTAAACAATAATTTTTCAATATTCGGTATCGGGGATTGCCGGGCTGCTGTAAAACGTTTGTAAGACCGGATCTCATAATCAAGATATTCCATGTCGTTTGACTCATAATGAAGCACTATATTAAAACATCTGCAAACATTATAAAAAATATTGTGATCCTGGCGGCTCGTAATTACGGGCGTCAGGATCTTTTTAGCCTTGCCGGGCTGCTGATTTTTGTAACAGATCAACGAATAATAAAAGAGCAGCAATAGCTGCTTCTGAGGTTGAACGGAAGGAAATTCATTACGCACCCAAACAGGTGTGGCCTGAATGCTTCCGTAGGCCTTCAGCCATTCACCCTTTATGATCAGTATCTCCAGCTCAAATAATAAAACCGTTTTTTTTATAAGGTAATTAAAGTAAGCTGGATATTTTTTATTTTCTAATAAAGACAGTTTATTGATAAAATATGGCATATGGTCGTATTGATGAACAGCCTTTAAATTTTCCAGTAGTCCATCCAGCGTGTCAAAATAATCTAACGGAGGATGTTGCAGCAATGCTTTATTCTTTTCAAATAAACTGTTAAGCAGGTAAAAGGTTTTCAGGGCAGCCGGATAGTTCCCGGTATAAGTAAAGTAAAAAGACTGGAACAGCAGGTGCAGCTTTTGGGATTCCGGATTTTGTTTTGCCCTGCTGTTAATGATTGCCAGCTCTTCCAGTAAAAGATCATTAAAGCAGCCCGGGTGGCCAGGCTTTCCCCGGGGCGCTGAACGAATAAGCCGGTATTTCAACAGCTCATACAGTGCGTAATGTTCCTGGAGGTTTCTTATATTTTTCAGCAGGTCGCGGGCTATTTGTTGCTCTGCAATAAGTTGCTTTTCTGAAATGTTTTTGAACTGTACTTCGGAAAGATAATTCAGCTCTTCTCTTTTAAGGAGGTACTTTAATAAAAGATCATCTATCGTGCCGTAACCGGATAGTAATTGCCGGGTCTGTTTTATCGCCTGGTTGGTCAGATTACGTTGCCGCAGCAGTTTAGCCTTCATGAGCCCTTGTATCAGGTGAAGCGATGCATCATTTTTAAGCTGGTTCCGGACAAGCATATCGCACAACAGTTTATGAAGGTACCGGGCTGATATATCCAGGGAGGAGGACGGATATGCTTTTTTGAAAGCAGCCTTTACAATAGCGGTGTTGCCTGATGCCGCAACCAGATCAAAAAGATATAAATAGACTTTTTCCTTCTGCTGTTTTTGGGCCATCAATTTAAACTGCCGTTTTTCGGCTGCAGATAAAGTATTGATCAGCTCTGATACAGAAATTAAATTCATAATTATTGTATTTTTCTGATTTTTTGCTTTTTAACTTATTGATATGTATATAATTGAGATATTCTGGTCTCAGATTTCGCTATTTGAAATTATTGAATTTGATTAAAATTAGTTTTAATTTTTTGTTTTAAAATGTTTAATTTTATTTTATAATTAAGCAGTTTGAAAGTATTTGACGGATATGCTTGCTCAAAAGATTGCGATTGTCGGAAGTACGAATACGGACATGGTGGTTATTGCAGACCGGATACCGGTACCCGGGGAAACTGTTCTTGCCAGTCATTTTTTTATGAATCCCGGTGATAAAGGCGCCCATCAGGAGATGGCAATAGCAAGGGGGTGGGGATATGCAAAATTTATTACAAAAGTAGGAAGTGATGTATTCGGGCGACAATCTTCCCGGTTATTTGATGAAGAGGGAATTGATGCGCGGTTTATACTGGAAGATTCCCAATTGCCTTCGGGAGTAGCATTGATTACGGTAGACAGGAGCAGGGAAAACAGCATTGTTGTAAACCAGGGAGGCAATGACGCATTACTGCCTGATGATTTTACAGATGAACTTTTGTTGGAACTGGAGCAATGCAAAATGGTGCTGATGCAATTTGAAATACCAACGCAAACAGTGCTTTTTGTAGCCCGGTATGCAGTATCCAAAGGACTTAAGGTAATCATCAACCCGGCTCCGGTACAGGAAATACCAGACGCCTGTTCCCTTATATAGATATTCTTACTTCAAACAGGATAGAAGCCGGGTTACTTACGGGAATGGATATAAAAGATCTGGCAGGTGTGCAGCAAGCTATAAGAATACTGGTGGCAAAAGGCATAAAAACAGTGGTCATTACACTTGGAGAAGAGGGAGCGCTGGTAGGGGATAATGGCAGGATCACATTGGTGTCGGAAGGTAAAGCCTGTAGATACAACTGCCGGAGGCGACATGTTTGATGGAGCATTGGTTGTGGTGCTGCTGAATGGAAAATTGATCATAGATGCAACGCGGTTTGCCTGTAAGACAAGTGCTGTTCCTGTAACAAGAGAAGAAGTGCAGACTTCCATTTCATATTACAATGAGGTTTTTATGAAATTATAACAACAGGAATAGAAAGACAGCAATGCTTTTTAACGATAATAAGGGCGTTATGCCTTTCAATAGCAGGCTGTCATTGTGTGCTGAAGGATCGCTGCCAATTGTAAGCGGTGTAGTACTATAACGGTTGTACGTTTGAATAAAAGCGGATTATTGACGTGTAGCCCGGCAGATTATTCAACATTCAGGTTTGACTGAAAAATTAGTAATATGATTTTTTATCTGGACTATATGTTGAAGGTATTGTTAGCATGTGCAGCAGCTTTTACAGCAGTGAGTGTTAGCAGGCGCTGGGATTCAAGCATGAGCTGCACGCATGCCTGTTCTATCTTGCTCTCCGGTCATTATACTTAAAAATATAAATATCCTTTATCATGTTTATACTCTTTTTATCAGGATGGGCCTTAATAATAAGGGCCGGAAGCGGATAACAGAAATAATACAATTTGTTAATGCTGTGTTTATGTGGTTTCATAATGCGGATAATATTTTTGCGACCGGAAAAGTGCGGCCTTAATAACAACAGTAAATTTTATAGATCTCATTAAACAGTTCATTTATAAAACCAAAAAGAAGTAAGATGCTCAGGGAAACAAGTTATACAAACTGTATAAAATCCTTCTGTCTTTTATGTACATTTTTATGTATTGCACTATGCAGTTTATCCCAGGATAAAGGCAAATCAATAAGTGGGGTTATCAGCGATAAAGCAGGCAACGCGGTGCCCAATGCCACGGTTGAGTTAAAAAACAGGGATAGTACTTTTTCAAAGCGGACTCTTGCAGATGAGCAGGGCCATTTTTCATTTTACAGACTGGAGCCGGGCGAATATGAGCTCCGGATATCTTCAGTGAGTTACGAGCCGCTGACAATAAAAAATGTACAATACAATGGTGTTCAGCCGTTACAGTTGTCCTATATGTTAGATCCTATTGCCAATCAGTTGAACGACATTGTTGTAGTGGGGTACGGAACTCAAAAGAAGATCAACCTTACGGGCGCTGTAGATCAGCTGAGCGGTGAGGCACTGGAAGGACGTGTGCAGCCCACCATTACACAGATGCTGCAAGGGGCAATACCGAACCTGAATGTAAATCCACTTGACGGAAAGCCTAACAGGGAGGTTTCATATAATATACGCGGAATGACCTCGATCGGGCAGGGAGGAAGTGCCCTGATATTGATAGATGGCGTTGAAGGCGATCCGGCTACACTAAACCCCAATGATGTGGAATCGGTTACAGCGCTGAAAGATGCAGCTTCTGCAGCCGTCTACGGATCTAAAGGAACATTCGGGGTAGTGCTCATTACTACCAAAAGCGCTAAAAAAGGCAAAACAACTGTTACTTATTCCGGAAGCGCTTCCCTGCAAAAAGAAGCCACCCGGCCGGATTTTGTAACGGATGGATATGAATATGCCACTCATTTTTATGAAGCGTATAACGCCTGGAACAATTATTCATCGGTACCGGCAAAACTGAATAAAACCCAGATTTTTACATTAGACTGGCTGGAAGAGTTTAAAAAAAGAAAGGAACAGGGAATCACGGACGAGGTTACGGTAGATGCTAATGGCAATTATGTGTACTATGGTAATGAAGATTATTATGGCGCACTGCTTAAGAAATCCACTTTTACCCAGCAGCATAATCTTTCTGTAAGCGGGAAGACAGATAAATTCGACTATTATTTATCGGGCCGTTATTTTAGCAGCGATGGTATTTATAACTATAACCCGGATCTGTACAAAAGCTATAGCATGCGCGCAAAACAGGGGCTGCAGGTAACAGACTGGTTGAAGATTTCAAATAATATGGATTATTCCTACTATTCTTACCGTGATCCCATTACAGCAGGGGAAGGAGGCGTTATCTGGAGAAACATTGCCGACGAGGGGCACCCTACATCACCTATTTTTAATCCGGATGGCACCTTCAGTTATTCAGCTGCATATACAGTAGGCGATTTTATCTACGGAAAAAATGTACGGAAAAATGCAGAATCCAATATCCGCAATACCACCAGCTTTGAAACAAAGTTCTTTAATAACAGTTTTCACATTAAAGGAGACTTTACCTTCCGTTCCCAAAAATATGAACTGACCCGGGTAAGGGTACCGGTGCCTTATAGTGTAAAAGAAGGCCAGATATTATATTTGGAAACAAGTACCAATGATAATATTTATACAGCAGATCAGCGCTGGAATTATTTAACAGCCAACCTGTATGCAGATTATGAGAAGCGTTTTGCAAAGCACTACGTAAAAGGGCTGCTGGGGTATAACTACGATCAAAGGGTATATGATTCAAAATATATTACCAAGAACGGGTTATTGTCGCCCGAAACAGAGAATATTAACCTGGCGCTGGGAAATTCCGTTACCGCAACAGGCGGGTATAATAAATACCGCACTTCAGGGCTCTTTTACCGGTTAAACTATATCTATGCTGAACGTTACCTGTTTGAAGTAAATGGCCGTTATGATGGGTCCTCTAAATTTCCCGGTAATGAGCAGTGGGGCTTCTTCCCTTCAGTATCAGCAGGGTGGCGTATTTCACGTGAACACTTCTGGAATGTGAGCCCTTCCTTTATTTCAGACCTGAAGCTGCGGGGGTCTTATGGTTCATTGGGAAATGGCAATATTGATCCGTACTCTTATTTAGAGCAATTTGCTATCAGCACTTCCGGCCGTATTTTAAACGGAGCTAAAAACCCCCAGACCAGCGCCCCGGGTGTTATTCCTGATAATCTGACCTGGGAAACCGCCCGGACTGCCAACTATGGGCTGGATATCGCATTCCTGAAAAACCGGCTTACATTTACGGGCGATTATTACATCCGGAAAACGCTAAATATGTATACAGTCGGCCAGACATTGCCGGATGTATTTGGCGCAAGTTCTCCCAAAGGAAACTATGCAGACCTGACCACAAAGGGCTTCGAACTTTCACTTGGGTATGCTGATTTTTTTATGGTAGCTAACAAGCCCTTTAACTATAATGTTAAAGCTACGCTGGCCGATAATCATTCGCGGATCGACCGGTATAACAATACAACCGGGAGCCTGAGCGACTATTATGTGGGGCAGCAGGTGGGTGAAATATGGGGCTATGTAACACAGGGGCTTTTTCAAAGCCAGGAGGAAATTGATAATGCGCCCAAGCAACCTGTTATTAAATCTTCCAATTCAGGAAAAATTTACCCTGGTGACATCCGTTTTGCAGATTTAGATAATAACGGGGTTATTGACTATGGCAATAATACCATATATGATCATGGTGATAAAAAAATAATAGGAAATAAATCACCGCGTTATCTGTACAGTTTTACCTTGAACCTTGATTGGAATAATATCTATTTTTCTGCGTTTGTTCAGGGAGTAGGTAAACAGGATTGGTATCCCAGTAATGAGTCCATTTTTTGGGGGCAGTACAACAGGCCTTATAATAATTTACCTACATGGCATTTGAATAATTACTGGACGGAAGAGAACCCCAACGGATATTTTCCGCGGTATGCGGGATATAACGAGTCATTAAAACTAAATCCCCAGACCAGATATCTGCAAAATGTTTCTTATACACGATTAAAGAATATTCAGATTGGCTATAGCCTGCCTGCTGCAATGGTGAAGAGAATGGGGCTTCAGGCTGTCAGGATTGGCCTTTCGGGCGAAAACCTGCTAACATGGTCGCCACTGTATAAGCGGACAAAAGATATTGATGTAACGAATATCGGAAACTCAGACCCGGATGTGAGCAGTGGTTACGGAGATGGGTTCAATTATCCCACCATGAAAAGTTACAGTCTGAATATTTTGCTTACACTATAAAAAGAAAAAGATGAAAAAGTTACTTTATATATTTTCGCTGTCAATGAGCATTTTCTCTTCCTGCCAGATGCAGGAACTGCCTGAGGCAACGGCATCTGTAAAAGATGTTTTTGGAAGCGAGAACGGAATGAAAACATATAGTTACTCTTTTTACAATATGCTTCCTTCCGGAACCAATGCCTATAAGATGGATGCGATGACTGATTACGGCGCTGTGAACTCTTTGGATGCTTTTATCCGGGAAGGGGCCTATAGCGCAGAAAACAGCACAGGCTGGGATTGGGCCAACCTCCGTAATGTTAATTACTTTATTCAGAACGCACAAAACGCCAATGTTACAGAAGCTGTAAAGAACAATTATCTCGGGATTGCTCATTTTTTCAGGGCGTATTTCTATCTGGATAAACTGACCCGTTTCGGAGATGTGCCCTGGATAGACCATCCGCTTCAGGTAACTGAAGAAGATATCCTGTATGGGAAAAGAGATCCGCGTACCGTTATTATTGATCATATTATTGAGGATCTTGATTTTGCTTATCAGAATATGACGGCTACCAGTTCTGATGGGTCTCTGATTACAAAATGGACGGCTTTGGGATTGAAGACAAGGGCTGCATTGTTTGAGGCTTCCTTCCGTAAATATCATACAGAGCTATCGCTTGCGAATACAGCCAATAAATATTACCAGTATGTAGTGGATGCTGCAACAGAGCTTATGGAAAAGGGGCCTTATACAATCTACAACGGGAGCGGCCCCCAGGCATCCCAGCGGCAGCTCTTCATTTCAGACAAACCGGTTACTTCAGAAGTAATGCTGGCGGTTGTGCTGAGCAAGGATCTGGCTGTTCTGGGAGATGCAAACTGGTGGTGGACCTCAGCTACATATGGCCCGCGTTACAGCCTGGTACGCCCTTTCATTAATACAATATTAAACAGGGATGGTACTCCTTATACCAGCAGGGCCGGCTACAAAACTGAAACTTTTTATCAGGAGTGTCAGAACAGGGACTTCCGCCTGAATCAACTCATTCGCACACCTGGCTATACCCGTAATGGCAGCGCTGCTCCTCCCAATTTTGCAAGCTATTCCTATACAGGCTACCAGCCGATAAAATACACACTGGATGACAGTTATTATGATAACGGAGGATATAATACCAACAACCTTCCCTTAATGCGGTATGCTGAAGTGCTGCTGAATTTTGCAGAGGCAAAGGCAGAACTGGGAACGCTTACAGATGAAGACTGGAGAAAATCTATCGGGGAGTTAAGAAAGCGGGCCGGTGTTACAGGTGGCTTAACCCAAAAGCCTACAGTTGTGGATACCTATCTGCAAAAAACATTTTTCCCGGATATTAATGACCCTGTGCTGTTAGAGATCCGCAGGGAGCGGCAGGTAGAACTGGCGCTGGAAGGATTCCGGTTTGACGATCTGAGGCGCTGGAAAAGAGGCGATTTAATGGCAACTATGGAGTGGAGCGGTATTTATGTACCGGCCTTAAATACGTTGATGGATTTAGATCAGGATGGAACTCCGGATGTTGTTTTTTATGACGGCTCACAGAGCGGACCAACTATTGAAGTG
This window encodes:
- a CDS encoding RagB/SusD family nutrient uptake outer membrane protein: MKKIILIIVIVSAIISSCSKLDLRPVDSYSSSTYFTSQAEAFTSLSACYALTNMGGQFEGGNNYFLDDITDNAYCGFDNQMASYITLGTVTPSLTGKYADFYLTYFPYTGVASDNFFLANIDKVTMDNALKEQWKAEVRFLRAFDYARRFMFWGGVPLVTTPLNFGDELKIPRTSGDSIVTFCLNELKEVAAVLPATIDNADAARATKGAALLLKARLELFYAGLKAAGLADEVTEQGVPDASAAAKYYAAAAEDALAVMNLNQYGLSPDYEGLFWEKNQGTPNRQKEVILEVAYSYPNYGSDLSALYTLKEGGWNSESPTQDMVDEYETKNGLMIHDDPTYKADNPYVNRDPRLSYSVIYPGMYWNDRYFNSISPAGGDEYYNSSNGNRSKTGYCLRKYCAPLADLLHDPGSDYQGLNFIVMRYPEVLLTRAEALIELNQNLGEAAGLINQVRQRPGVNMPVITVSGQAALRERVRHERRIELAFEGLRWYDLKRWKIAENKMNGSVYGVRPGTVNASTGALTFTGSNITVGDQRIFKANRDYYFPIPQKDIDISPILKQNLNW
- a CDS encoding PfkB family carbohydrate kinase; the protein is MEAGLLTGMDIKDLAGVQQAIRILVAKGIKTVVITLGEEGALVGDNGRITLVSEGKACRYNCRRRHV
- a CDS encoding SusC/RagA family TonB-linked outer membrane protein, which translates into the protein MLRETSYTNCIKSFCLLCTFLCIALCSLSQDKGKSISGVISDKAGNAVPNATVELKNRDSTFSKRTLADEQGHFSFYRLEPGEYELRISSVSYEPLTIKNVQYNGVQPLQLSYMLDPIANQLNDIVVVGYGTQKKINLTGAVDQLSGEALEGRVQPTITQMLQGAIPNLNVNPLDGKPNREVSYNIRGMTSIGQGGSALILIDGVEGDPATLNPNDVESVTALKDAASAAVYGSKGTFGVVLITTKSAKKGKTTVTYSGSASLQKEATRPDFVTDGYEYATHFYEAYNAWNNYSSVPAKLNKTQIFTLDWLEEFKKRKEQGITDEVTVDANGNYVYYGNEDYYGALLKKSTFTQQHNLSVSGKTDKFDYYLSGRYFSSDGIYNYNPDLYKSYSMRAKQGLQVTDWLKISNNMDYSYYSYRDPITAGEGGVIWRNIADEGHPTSPIFNPDGTFSYSAAYTVGDFIYGKNVRKNAESNIRNTTSFETKFFNNSFHIKGDFTFRSQKYELTRVRVPVPYSVKEGQILYLETSTNDNIYTADQRWNYLTANLYADYEKRFAKHYVKGLLGYNYDQRVYDSKYITKNGLLSPETENINLALGNSVTATGGYNKYRTSGLFYRLNYIYAERYLFEVNGRYDGSSKFPGNEQWGFFPSVSAGWRISREHFWNVSPSFISDLKLRGSYGSLGNGNIDPYSYLEQFAISTSGRILNGAKNPQTSAPGVIPDNLTWETARTANYGLDIAFLKNRLTFTGDYYIRKTLNMYTVGQTLPDVFGASSPKGNYADLTTKGFELSLGYADFFMVANKPFNYNVKATLADNHSRIDRYNNTTGSLSDYYVGQQVGEIWGYVTQGLFQSQEEIDNAPKQPVIKSSNSGKIYPGDIRFADLDNNGVIDYGNNTIYDHGDKKIIGNKSPRYLYSFTLNLDWNNIYFSAFVQGVGKQDWYPSNESIFWGQYNRPYNNLPTWHLNNYWTEENPNGYFPRYAGYNESLKLNPQTRYLQNVSYTRLKNIQIGYSLPAAMVKRMGLQAVRIGLSGENLLTWSPLYKRTKDIDVTNIGNSDPDVSSGYGDGFNYPTMKSYSLNILLTL
- a CDS encoding PfkB family carbohydrate kinase; its protein translation is MLAQKIAIVGSTNTDMVVIADRIPVPGETVLASHFFMNPGDKGAHQEMAIARGWGYAKFITKVGSDVFGRQSSRLFDEEGIDARFILEDSQLPSGVALITVDRSRENSIVVNQGGNDALLPDDFTDELLLELEQCKMVLMQFEIPTQTVLFVARYAVSKGLKVIINPAPVQEIPDACSLI
- a CDS encoding RagB/SusD family nutrient uptake outer membrane protein, producing the protein MKKLLYIFSLSMSIFSSCQMQELPEATASVKDVFGSENGMKTYSYSFYNMLPSGTNAYKMDAMTDYGAVNSLDAFIREGAYSAENSTGWDWANLRNVNYFIQNAQNANVTEAVKNNYLGIAHFFRAYFYLDKLTRFGDVPWIDHPLQVTEEDILYGKRDPRTVIIDHIIEDLDFAYQNMTATSSDGSLITKWTALGLKTRAALFEASFRKYHTELSLANTANKYYQYVVDAATELMEKGPYTIYNGSGPQASQRQLFISDKPVTSEVMLAVVLSKDLAVLGDANWWWTSATYGPRYSLVRPFINTILNRDGTPYTSRAGYKTETFYQECQNRDFRLNQLIRTPGYTRNGSAAPPNFASYSYTGYQPIKYTLDDSYYDNGGYNTNNLPLMRYAEVLLNFAEAKAELGTLTDEDWRKSIGELRKRAGVTGGLTQKPTVVDTYLQKTFFPDINDPVLLEIRRERQVELALEGFRFDDLRRWKRGDLMATMEWSGIYVPALNTLMDLDQDGTPDVVFYDGSQSGPTIEVPKGCAKVPIGGKSTNYQTLTADNHLEWFKTQTRTWYADGRQYYYPIPASAIVKNNNLTQNPGW